The segment AACATGGCCTGGGCCGTCTCGGGTCGGAGGTAGGCGACGGACGCGTCCTCTTCGACCGGGCCCATGAAGGTCTTGAACATGAGGTTGAACTGGCGCGGCGCCGTCAGGTCGCCCTTGCCGCAGTCGGGACACAGCGTCCGCCGCGCGCCGCAGTGCGAGCACGGCTCCCCGGCAGGAATCGTGAACTTGTTCCCCTTGGTCGCGGGGCAGTAGTGCGTCCACGGCAGCGCGGCCACGTGGTCCGCGCGGAAGCGCAGCTTGCACTCCCGGCAGTCCACCATGGGGTCGGTGAAGTGGTCCAGGTGCCCGCTCGCCTTCCACACCATCGGGTGCATCAGGATCGACGCGTCGATGCCCACCATGTCCGCGCGGCTCTGGACGAAGTCCCGCCACAAGAGCCGCTTGATGTTCTGCTTGAGCTCGACACCCAGCGGGCCGTAGTCGTAGCAGGAGCCCGTGCCGCCGTAGATCTCGCTCGACTGGAAGATGAAACCGCGCCGCTTGCAGAGGGAAACGAGCGTGTCCATGGTCACCGACATGGGGTCAGGATAGCACGGCGATTGCGGGGATCAGGGATGCGCGGTGAGCGTGCGGCGGGTCTGGGCGAGAAAGCGGGCGGAGCGCGGCGGGTGGCCGATGAGGCGGGTCATGACGCCCTCGAGCGTCGCCGCCAGCTCCGCGTCGAGGTCGGCGGCGAGCGGCACCCGGAGCCCTTCCTCCCACGCCAGGGCGCGCAGCCGCTTGAGGAGCCCGACGGCGGGGCCCGAGAGCGGGAGCGCGTCCGCGCCGGCCCCGCAGCGGCCGCAGAGAAGTCCGCCTGCCGTCACGTCGAGGGCGGCCTCGGGAAACGGGTAAGCGCGCCCGCACTCGATGCAGCGGTCGATCCGCGGCCGGTGGCCGAGGAGGTCCACCGCGCGCAGTGCGAAGCAGCTGGCGACCCGCTGAGGCCGGGCGCCGGAGTCGAGCGCGCGGAGGCTTCGCAGGGTAAGCCCGAAGAGGGCCGGCTGCGAATCGCGATCCGGCGTGAGCCGCGTCAGGCACTCGATGACCCACGCCCCCTGCCCCAGCCGCTCCAGGTGCTCGCGCACCCGCACGAAGGGGTGGACGATGTCGAAGTGGTCCACGCGCACCAGCTCGCTGCGCCCCGTGTCGAAGAAGACCAGCTCGCCCAGCGTGAAGAGCTCGAGCGCGCTGCCGAAGCGGGAGCGCATCCGCCGCGCCGACTTGGCGACCCCGCGGACGCGCCCATGGTCGCGCGTGTAGAAGTCCACCAGCCGGTCGCTCTCGCCGAGCGCCCGGCGCCCGATGACGATGCCCTGCGTCCGGTAGAGCGCCATCGTCAGGACGTCAGCAAGAAGCCGAACTCCTTGAGGGCCCGATCGTCTGTTCTCCAGTTTCGTCTCACCGCCACCGCGAGCTCGAGGAACACCTTGATCCCGAAGAAGCGCTCGAGGTCTTCGCGCGCCGTGGTGCCGATCCGCTTGAGGGTCGCCCCGCCCTTGCCGATCAGGATGCCTTTCTGCGAGTCGCGCTCGACGAAGATGCTCGCCCGGATGTACAGGCACTCGGGGCGCTTGCGCTCGCTGATCTCCGCCACGCGAACCGCGCAGGCGTACGGCACTTCCTGGTTTGTCAGGCGGAAGATCTTCTCGCGTATCGTCTCGGCGACCCAAAAGGTCTCGGGCTGGTCGGTC is part of the Candidatus Methylomirabilota bacterium genome and harbors:
- the recO gene encoding DNA repair protein RecO; the encoded protein is MALYRTQGIVIGRRALGESDRLVDFYTRDHGRVRGVAKSARRMRSRFGSALELFTLGELVFFDTGRSELVRVDHFDIVHPFVRVREHLERLGQGAWVIECLTRLTPDRDSQPALFGLTLRSLRALDSGARPQRVASCFALRAVDLLGHRPRIDRCIECGRAYPFPEAALDVTAGGLLCGRCGAGADALPLSGPAVGLLKRLRALAWEEGLRVPLAADLDAELAATLEGVMTRLIGHPPRSARFLAQTRRTLTAHP